The region TATGGTTCTCAAATGGTCTGGTTGATAGCGCACGGCACCGAGAATGGCATAGGCACCTGACTTTCAAGAACACTTATCTTGCCCCTTGGGCATGTAGCCTTTTTGTCCATAtcacatgaagcgtaaacttaaGCGTAATCCCaaaatgtaatgccaaaaagtttacgcttcgtgtggcaggcgtAAAAACATAAAGGTTTATACTACACCATCAAACCCATTTACATTTGGGTTTTTGAACCCGCGAAAGCAGAGGACGAAGAGAAAAGTTGATttgtgaattttttttttcagctgCTTTACATTCTGCTGCTGTACCAACCATTGTCGTCCAGGCCAACTTTGTTCTGTTCGTTAGCTTGGTTTTGCGCTCCGCGTACCTTTCCGATGAAGAATGGAGGTGGACATGATCTTACTCAACACGTTTTTCAGTTGACCGGTGttctgatattttttatcctttcatcATTAGCCATTTTTGTGAAATGGAAAGAGTATGAAGCAAGAACAGAACAATTCCAACTGGGTGCGAGCAAACCGGATTGCTTCAAATACCATGATCTTTCCCAATAGCTTACTGAGGCCCAGTTTGCTTTGTCTGTCCAAaaaatttccaaaaaccaGGCTTTCGACAAGCTTCCTTAAAGAACGGATCGTTAATCTTCCTGTGTTACCGCTGAACCGGTTATGCAAAAAATCAAGTTTCGGTTGTCCGTCGCATCGCCTACCCTGATAAAGCACCCAACAGCAATATTCGGGAACGAGCAGGGCTTAGCTTAAGATGGCTTATCGCCGGCAAGAGTGGCCGGATGCTTTTTTTGTGCGAGTCGCCGCCAGAATTATTAATATAACGCTAAATTAACGAACTGATCATAAAAAGAGTTGGAGCCAATCATTTCAGTTCTGGGTGTGCTGTAACTTTGTTTGTTAATCTTactttccttttatttttttcccctcacTCCCTCTCGTTTAGGTTTGGTTTGCGCAGTAATCCAGCAGCGATCGTGGCCAGTAACGACGGCAGGATGAAGCCAGGATTGTGTGTTGCGatactgttggtgctggttgccGTTTCACAGTGCGCCAATGCGTACAAGGTGCTCGGTCTGTTCCCTCACCCAGGCCTAagccattttcatttctttcaacCGATACTAAAAGGGCTGGCCGAGGCTGGACATGAGGTAACGGTAGTTAGCCACTTCCCTGAGAAGAGCCCACCCGCCAATTACGTCGATGTACCGCTCGAGGGCATGACGTCACTGTCGGATTCGGTTAGCTTTGAGGTAGGTCAATGtcgtgatgcttttttttctagaaCAAAATCATCTGGGAACAACCCATTCTTCTTCAGAATGATACACTCTCCGGATAGTAAATTGCTCTCATCTTATGTTCGTGCGTGATAGAAAAACGTTTGTAGGGTTTCCTGTTCCGGTCCGGAGTGAGAGCGACACAAAGCTCAAAATTTTGATGAACGGTTACATAGAACTTTGCGCATCAGCACGTTACATAACCCATGTTTAACAACAGGACACccattctttcatttttattactaTTCCGAACATTGCTTCAACAACCTTACAAGGTGCATCCGTTGATGTGAAGTGCAATTGATTGTCGTAACCGGAACCGTTATTTGAAAGATTGATTGCAAACTTCACAACCTTGAACACAGCCGCGCACAGTGCTGCACTAAACGTGCAATAACGTTTCGTACACACCGCGAGCTAAGTtgccacacacaaaaagatGCCGCGCACTAGATTAACGTAACCATGGCAACATTGCAAAGGTGGCgtggcgggcgcgcgcgcgtgtacgCGGGAAATACCCTGCGCATTGGATGAATGTGGCAAAGCATGGGGGACCGAACTAATTAACTCTATCGATCTATTCTATTCCAATACAGCTTTTTGAATATCGTCCAGGCTTTGGACACTTTATGGAGTTTTTTATGCTGTACACGTGGGGCAAGGAAGCCTGTGCGAACGCGCTCAATTCGGCTGCCATTAAGACGGTTCTGGAATCGAAGGTGCAGTATGAtctcgtgctgctggagcagttcAACAGTGATTGCATGCTTGGGGTCGCGCATCAGCTGAACGCCCCGTACATTGGGCTTAGCAGTAGCCCCTTGATGCCGTGGCATTATGATCGCGTCGGAAACCCCATCATTCCGTCGTACGTGCCATCGCTGTTTATGGGTTACACCGAACGGATGGACTTTTCGCAAAGGCTCGCCAACTGGATCACGGTGCAGTGCTTCAAAATGCTGTACAGCTGGTTCAACGATGCCGCCGCCAACAAGCTCCTCCGGGAGCGGTTCGGTGAAGGTGTCATTCCGGACGTGCGCGAGCTGCAGCAACGTACGGCGATGATGTTTGTCAATCAGCACTTTGCACTAAGCGGCGCCAAGCCGTTAAGCCCGGCCGTGCTAGAGATTGGTGGCGTTCACATACAGGAATTCCAGCCACTGGACGACAAACTGCAGAAGTTACTCGATAGTGCCGATCACGGTGTGATCTACATCAGCTGGGGATCAATGATCCGAGCGGAAACGCTGCCGGCCGAGAAACGAGATGCTATCTTGAAGGCCCTAGGAAAGTTCAAGCAGTTGGTCATCTGGAAGTGGGGCAACGATACGCTGACCAATCAACCGGCCAACGTGCATATCCGGAAGTGGTTGCCACAGAAAGAAATTCTATGTAAGTACCTCCTCTATGCCTGCCGTAATGCTCACTCTAGAGACGACCAAATCCCTTCATTCTCAGGTTTTGCAGAACAGAATCTCGTAGGGTTGTTTTGATGCTGGATAATTTGAATTAACCTTGAACGTTGTTTTCTGTTTAAGCGGCACCCCTCCGTTTTggcgaagggaaaaaaaaggtcgaaaGAATAACCACAGATTAAAGTCCCctttaaaaatagaacaaatgCGCACTCCGAATGTAGAACCAGAAATAGGTTGTGTTTTGCGAGAATTCGAAAGGAAATTAGGAAATCCACATCGACGAAAAGA is a window of Anopheles aquasalis chromosome 2, idAnoAquaMG_Q_19, whole genome shotgun sequence DNA encoding:
- the LOC126571878 gene encoding UDP-glycosyltransferase UGT5-like isoform X1; this encodes MGVPRVWFGLRSNPAAIVASNDGRMKPGLCVAILLVLVAVSQCANAYKVLGLFPHPGLSHFHFFQPILKGLAEAGHEVTVVSHFPEKSPPANYVDVPLEGMTSLSDSVSFELFEYRPGFGHFMEFFMLYTWGKEACANALNSAAIKTVLESKVQYDLVLLEQFNSDCMLGVAHQLNAPYIGLSSSPLMPWHYDRVGNPIIPSYVPSLFMGYTERMDFSQRLANWITVQCFKMLYSWFNDAAANKLLRERFGEGVIPDVRELQQRTAMMFVNQHFALSGAKPLSPAVLEIGGVHIQEFQPLDDKLQKLLDSADHGVIYISWGSMIRAETLPAEKRDAILKALGKFKQLVIWKWGNDTLTNQPANVHIRKWLPQKEILCHPKVRVFMSHGGLLGSSEAAYCGVPVVVTPMYGDQYNNAAALAHRGMGVVLAYEDITSETVYQALQKMLEPVAMENAKRVSFTYRQRPLKPLQAAVWWCEHVAATSGLALAQSYSTELPWYAYHQFDVYIVTFTFLVLYHACWIWLFKRVCCRGVSGFSDEKLKAN
- the LOC126571878 gene encoding UDP-glycosyltransferase UGT5-like isoform X2, producing MKPGLCVAILLVLVAVSQCANAYKVLGLFPHPGLSHFHFFQPILKGLAEAGHEVTVVSHFPEKSPPANYVDVPLEGMTSLSDSVSFELFEYRPGFGHFMEFFMLYTWGKEACANALNSAAIKTVLESKVQYDLVLLEQFNSDCMLGVAHQLNAPYIGLSSSPLMPWHYDRVGNPIIPSYVPSLFMGYTERMDFSQRLANWITVQCFKMLYSWFNDAAANKLLRERFGEGVIPDVRELQQRTAMMFVNQHFALSGAKPLSPAVLEIGGVHIQEFQPLDDKLQKLLDSADHGVIYISWGSMIRAETLPAEKRDAILKALGKFKQLVIWKWGNDTLTNQPANVHIRKWLPQKEILCHPKVRVFMSHGGLLGSSEAAYCGVPVVVTPMYGDQYNNAAALAHRGMGVVLAYEDITSETVYQALQKMLEPVAMENAKRVSFTYRQRPLKPLQAAVWWCEHVAATSGLALAQSYSTELPWYAYHQFDVYIVTFTFLVLYHACWIWLFKRVCCRGVSGFSDEKLKAN